The proteins below are encoded in one region of Triticum aestivum cultivar Chinese Spring chromosome 1B, IWGSC CS RefSeq v2.1, whole genome shotgun sequence:
- the LOC123137011 gene encoding homeobox protein Nkx-2.3 — MNRVAERTETRVREGSERRESACASERRETSQRPPPPPPKRARVPLPSSHLRNPSRRLLLLLLPPTVAASPLPPPPPAAFSSAPGAEASFPATVALARRGGAADAGSVGSRRGSGGCGGGGTRSATAAASTYEEARGAVVAASSCEEAPLGRETTEAGAAASGPDMRGYEAGKDSIVAVTGYPGPLWGQNHQVFFLLHSKLKKGLVGQRRRGGAVADERGGSVWTGHGVGC, encoded by the exons ATGAACAGGGTCGCGGAGAGAACGGAAACGCGAGTGAGAGAAGGGAGCGAGCGAAGGGAATCCGCGTGCGCGAGCGAGCGAAGGGAAACGAGCCAgcgtccccctccccctcctcccaaaCGAGCCCGcgttcccctcccctcctcccacctcaggaaccctagccgccgcctcctcctcctcctcctccctcccaccGTAGCCGcctccccactccccccccccccccccgccgcattCTCGTCCGCCCCGGGTGCGGAGGCGAGCTTCCCGGCGACGGTGGCGCTGGCTCGACGCGGGGGAGCGGCCGATGCGGGGTCGGTTGGATCGAGGCGTGGGAGCGgcggatgcggcggcggcggcacgagaaGTGCAACGGCGGCGGCGTCGACCTATGAAGAGGCGAGAGGAGCGGTGGTGGCGGCGTCGAGCTGCGAAGAGGCGCCGCTCGGGCGCGAGACCACGGAGGCGGGAGCGGCTGCTTCGGGCCCTGATATGAGAGGGTACGAGGCAGGGAAGGACAGCATCGTCGCCGTCACAG GTTATCCTGGACCTCTTTGGGGACAAAATCACCAAGTTTTCTTCTTATTGCACAGCAAGTTAAAAAAA GGCCTCGTCGGCCAGAGAAGGAGGGGAGGAGCGGTTGCCGACGAGCGAGGTGGCTCTGTTTGGACCGGCCATGGTGTTGGCTGTTGA